A region from the Kribbella shirazensis genome encodes:
- a CDS encoding alanine--tRNA ligase-related protein, translated as MSISRTFIDFFLDREHVPTTGSTLIPRLGDPVLFTTSGMHPLTPYLEGEPHPLGSRLTGVQRCLRTTDLDEVGDPTHLTVFEMLGSWSLGDYGSSQTLRWGYELLTTGFGLDPKDLYVTVFGGDGQVPLDQESLRTWQELGLPIELTTDDNWWSNGPTGPCGPDSEIFVWTGDGEPEGTPTTDRRWLEVWNHVMMRYRRHDDGSLEELKQQNIDTGLGLERLTMLLEGKRSVYETSLFEPWMRLIPKLWTLDERSQRIVIDHLRSSIVIVGDGVHPSNTGRGYVLRRLIRRMLTILWHDDDSRSLSDVPIELFEHTLSHFHQGETVTLIRRILIDEEIRFSNLLDRGRKVLSHERFHRSLDETDYEYLHETHGLPRELVDSLR; from the coding sequence ATGAGCATCAGCAGGACTTTCATCGACTTCTTCCTCGACCGCGAGCACGTCCCGACGACCGGGTCCACGCTCATCCCGCGGCTCGGTGATCCCGTGCTGTTCACGACCTCGGGGATGCATCCACTCACGCCCTACCTGGAAGGCGAACCCCATCCACTGGGGTCCAGACTCACCGGCGTCCAGCGATGCCTGCGAACCACCGATCTCGACGAGGTGGGGGATCCGACCCACCTGACAGTGTTCGAGATGCTGGGCTCGTGGTCGCTGGGGGACTACGGGAGCAGCCAGACCCTCAGGTGGGGGTACGAACTGCTCACCACTGGCTTCGGCCTCGACCCGAAGGACCTGTACGTGACCGTGTTCGGCGGTGACGGCCAGGTGCCGCTGGACCAGGAATCGCTACGCACCTGGCAGGAGCTCGGTCTGCCGATCGAGCTGACCACCGACGACAACTGGTGGTCGAACGGCCCGACCGGTCCGTGCGGTCCCGACTCGGAGATCTTCGTCTGGACCGGCGACGGCGAGCCGGAGGGTACGCCGACCACCGACCGCCGCTGGCTCGAGGTGTGGAACCACGTGATGATGCGCTACCGCCGCCACGACGACGGATCGCTCGAGGAGCTGAAGCAGCAGAACATCGACACCGGGCTGGGCCTCGAGCGGCTGACGATGCTGCTGGAGGGCAAGCGGTCCGTGTACGAGACGAGCTTGTTCGAGCCGTGGATGCGGCTGATCCCGAAGCTCTGGACGCTGGACGAGCGGTCGCAGCGGATCGTCATCGACCACCTGCGGTCCAGCATCGTCATCGTCGGCGACGGCGTGCACCCCTCGAACACCGGCCGCGGGTACGTGTTGCGCCGGCTGATCCGCCGAATGCTGACGATCCTCTGGCACGACGACGACTCGCGCTCGCTGTCCGACGTGCCGATCGAGCTGTTCGAGCACACCCTGAGCCACTTCCACCAGGGCGAGACCGTCACGCTGATCCGGCGGATCCTGATCGACGAGGAGATCCGGTTCAGCAACCTGCTCGACCGCGGCCGCAAGGTGCTCAGCCACGAGCGCTTCCACAGATCGCTGGACGAGACGGACTACGAGTACCTGCACGAGACCCACGGCCTGCCGCGGGAGCTCGTGGATTCCCTGCGGTAG
- a CDS encoding glycosyltransferase family 4 protein yields the protein MTVLVVTNDFPPRQGGIETFVRSLCDELPDVVVYTSREPGDTAYDATLPFPVIRDRTSTLLPTARATRRAVQLMHEYDADRVLFGAAAPLGLMGPALRRAGARRIVAMTHGHETWWAGVPGVRRALRRIGDAADALTTVSAWCAEQIAPALSPAAVRRMHRLTPGVDTKRFHPGCGGEQIRKGLGLDGVPVVACVSRLIRRKGQDTLIRAWPSVRQEVPDAALLLVGGGPDREYLEELAASVGVADAVVFTGAVPWAEIPPYVDAADVFAMPCRTRRFGLEPEALGIVTLEASAAGKPVVVGDSGGAADTVRHGTTGYLVDPYNPAAVGVRIVELLTNAQHGVALGAAGRKWVEDEWSWRRTGSTLRELLGV from the coding sequence ATGACCGTCCTCGTCGTCACCAACGACTTCCCGCCGCGTCAGGGCGGGATCGAGACGTTCGTACGGTCCCTCTGCGACGAGTTGCCCGACGTCGTCGTCTACACCTCCCGCGAACCGGGCGACACGGCGTACGACGCGACGCTGCCGTTCCCGGTGATCCGTGACCGTACGTCGACGTTGTTGCCGACGGCCCGCGCGACGAGGCGGGCCGTGCAGTTGATGCACGAGTACGACGCCGACCGGGTCCTGTTCGGCGCCGCCGCACCGCTCGGTCTGATGGGGCCCGCGCTGCGGCGGGCCGGTGCGCGGCGGATCGTTGCCATGACCCACGGACATGAGACGTGGTGGGCCGGCGTACCGGGGGTGCGGCGGGCGCTGCGCCGGATCGGTGATGCGGCGGACGCCCTGACGACAGTGTCCGCGTGGTGCGCGGAGCAGATCGCGCCGGCGCTGTCACCGGCAGCGGTACGGCGGATGCACCGGCTGACCCCAGGCGTCGACACGAAGCGGTTTCATCCGGGGTGTGGTGGTGAGCAGATCCGGAAGGGTCTGGGGCTGGACGGGGTTCCGGTGGTCGCCTGCGTGTCGCGGCTGATCCGCCGGAAGGGGCAGGACACGTTGATCCGGGCGTGGCCGAGCGTCCGGCAGGAGGTGCCGGATGCCGCGTTGCTGCTCGTCGGCGGTGGGCCGGACCGCGAGTATCTCGAGGAGCTGGCGGCGAGCGTCGGCGTGGCGGACGCGGTGGTGTTCACCGGCGCGGTGCCGTGGGCCGAGATTCCGCCGTACGTCGATGCGGCCGATGTGTTCGCGATGCCGTGCAGGACGCGGCGGTTCGGGTTGGAGCCGGAGGCGCTGGGCATCGTGACGTTGGAGGCGTCGGCTGCCGGTAAGCCTGTGGTGGTGGGGGACTCGGGCGGGGCGGCCGACACCGTGCGGCACGGTACGACGGGATACCTGGTGGACCCGTACAACCCGGCGGCTGTGGGCGTGCGCATCGTCGAACTGCTGACGAACGCCCAGCACGGCGTTGCTCTGGGCGCGGCGGGCCGGAAGTGGGTCGAGGACGAGTGGTCCTGGCGACGGACAGGCTCCACGCTGCGGGAGCTCCTCGGCGTGTGA
- a CDS encoding M48 family metalloprotease, whose amino-acid sequence MVKRASSPWAPRAAGGLLALALVFTIAVTTPWHLIDLPKPAATLDFTTAEIARQNAFRHELLKWSTTSWIISVVVPLVIGFSPLGRRLYDALRIRPWFLAVPVAVAGIALITNLLTVPTDVLAQRVSVKYGLAVENWRLWVWDRGVNWAITSLGVAVVAVVLIALAKRRRQGWWLPGAIAAGLLVLGVSFAYPVLIEPRFNNFTSMPAGALRNDFLQLAAEDGVPVKDVLVADASKRTTALNAYVSGFGSTRRLVVYDTLLKDTPPAQVRLVVAHELGHAAEDDVLHGTLIGVLGTAFGITLLYLVLGARMADPRRTGVFVALVVVATTVASPVQNLVSRKIEARADYHSLRLTNDPRNFVAMQHDLAVRNISGLAPSRWRYWMFASHPTSPERITMGRAWGEQNGITVPPLAKR is encoded by the coding sequence GTGGTTAAGCGGGCATCCAGCCCGTGGGCGCCGCGCGCCGCGGGCGGGCTGCTCGCGCTGGCCCTGGTCTTCACGATCGCCGTCACGACGCCCTGGCACCTGATCGACCTGCCGAAGCCGGCTGCCACGCTGGACTTCACGACCGCCGAGATCGCCCGCCAGAACGCGTTCCGCCACGAGCTCCTGAAGTGGTCGACGACGTCCTGGATCATCTCGGTGGTGGTCCCGCTGGTGATCGGGTTCAGCCCGCTCGGCCGCCGGCTGTACGACGCTCTGCGCATCCGCCCGTGGTTCCTCGCCGTACCGGTCGCGGTCGCCGGGATCGCCCTGATCACCAACCTGCTGACCGTCCCGACCGACGTCCTCGCGCAGCGGGTCAGCGTGAAGTACGGCCTGGCCGTGGAGAACTGGCGGCTGTGGGTCTGGGACCGCGGCGTCAACTGGGCCATCACCTCACTCGGCGTCGCGGTGGTCGCCGTCGTGCTGATCGCGTTGGCGAAACGCCGGCGCCAGGGCTGGTGGTTGCCGGGGGCAATCGCGGCCGGGCTGCTCGTGCTCGGGGTGTCGTTCGCGTACCCGGTCCTGATCGAGCCGCGTTTCAACAACTTCACGTCGATGCCGGCCGGTGCCCTGCGCAACGACTTCCTCCAGCTCGCGGCCGAGGACGGCGTACCGGTGAAGGACGTGCTGGTCGCGGACGCGTCGAAGCGTACGACGGCTTTGAACGCGTACGTCTCCGGCTTCGGGTCGACCCGCCGCCTGGTCGTCTACGACACGCTGCTGAAGGACACGCCGCCCGCACAGGTCCGGCTCGTGGTCGCGCACGAGCTCGGTCACGCCGCCGAGGACGACGTACTGCACGGCACGCTGATCGGCGTTCTCGGTACGGCGTTCGGCATCACGTTGCTGTACTTGGTGCTCGGGGCCCGGATGGCCGACCCGCGACGGACCGGGGTGTTCGTCGCGCTGGTGGTCGTCGCCACGACTGTGGCGAGCCCGGTGCAGAACCTGGTGAGCCGCAAGATCGAGGCCCGCGCCGACTACCACTCGCTGCGGCTGACGAACGACCCGCGCAACTTCGTCGCGATGCAGCACGACCTGGCCGTCCGGAACATCTCCGGTCTCGCCCCGAGCCGCTGGCGGTACTGGATGTTCGCCAGTCACCCGACCTCGCCGGAGCGGATCACGATGGGCCGCGCCTGGGGCGAGCAGAACGGGATCACGGTCCCGCCACTGGCGAAACGATGA
- a CDS encoding DUF3597 domain-containing protein encodes MSPLTGAGEQRGAEVIDEDGDTVPLPMIPSAGDPEQPSDHRQQSYADGPGRPPFGPILKKVALGLAICLVAGAGYAGLQHIANAPADPGAPTAQQPPSATPTTPDQAQAGVQRAVAGEAVLQKMADAIENEDRGEFLNTIDPKATAFRASARTIFGNLSALPLGTFQLRYVSDDIGALTPDRQAELGGTQSWLAQVEVSWQLAGYDVKAARETLPVTFVTRDGKTYAASFSERFVAGQRRPVWSLGALELAKGKHSLVISLGAGSEAEAEARSYVSVADKAVESVSKVWGRSWRQKVVVYLPAKQSQMEYVLGARPNTYTQIAAVTMAELDTPAVGAPVRIVANPKLFEELGKQGRRIVLTHETTHVASTATASPVPLWLAEGFADYVAFNAVPVQDESAAKELFKAVRAGHVPASLPTTEAFAASAKELPQAYESAWLACRLIAEREGEEKLVKFYRAVHASKSSTGLADAFQSVLGMTEAEFVAEWQKYLERLAGG; translated from the coding sequence GTGTCCCCCCTGACTGGGGCAGGTGAGCAGCGAGGGGCCGAGGTGATCGACGAGGACGGCGACACGGTTCCGCTGCCGATGATCCCGTCGGCCGGTGACCCAGAGCAGCCGAGTGACCACCGGCAGCAGTCGTACGCCGACGGTCCGGGCCGCCCGCCGTTCGGGCCGATCCTGAAGAAGGTTGCCCTCGGTCTGGCGATCTGCCTGGTCGCCGGAGCCGGGTACGCCGGTCTGCAGCACATCGCGAACGCCCCGGCGGACCCGGGCGCGCCCACGGCGCAGCAACCGCCGTCCGCCACGCCGACCACGCCCGACCAGGCGCAGGCCGGCGTCCAGCGGGCCGTGGCGGGCGAGGCCGTGCTGCAGAAGATGGCCGACGCGATCGAGAACGAGGACCGCGGCGAGTTCCTGAACACCATCGACCCCAAGGCCACGGCGTTCCGGGCCAGCGCGCGGACGATTTTCGGCAACCTGTCCGCGCTCCCGCTCGGCACCTTCCAGCTGCGCTACGTGAGCGACGACATCGGCGCGCTCACGCCCGATCGGCAGGCCGAGCTCGGCGGGACGCAGTCCTGGCTCGCGCAGGTCGAGGTCTCCTGGCAGCTCGCCGGGTACGACGTGAAGGCGGCCCGCGAGACGCTCCCGGTGACGTTCGTGACGCGCGACGGGAAGACGTACGCCGCGTCGTTCTCGGAGCGGTTCGTGGCCGGTCAACGCCGGCCGGTGTGGTCGCTCGGCGCGCTCGAGCTGGCCAAGGGCAAGCACAGCCTGGTGATCAGCCTCGGCGCGGGTTCGGAGGCGGAAGCAGAGGCCAGGAGTTACGTCTCGGTCGCCGACAAGGCGGTCGAGTCGGTGAGCAAGGTCTGGGGCAGGAGCTGGCGCCAGAAGGTCGTCGTCTACCTGCCCGCGAAGCAGTCCCAGATGGAGTACGTCCTCGGCGCCCGGCCGAACACCTACACCCAGATCGCGGCCGTCACGATGGCCGAGCTCGACACGCCGGCCGTCGGCGCGCCGGTGCGGATCGTGGCGAACCCGAAACTCTTCGAGGAACTGGGCAAGCAGGGCCGCCGGATCGTGCTGACCCACGAGACCACCCATGTCGCGTCCACCGCGACCGCGTCACCCGTCCCGTTGTGGCTGGCCGAGGGTTTCGCGGACTACGTCGCGTTCAACGCCGTACCGGTGCAGGACGAGTCGGCGGCCAAGGAGCTCTTCAAGGCGGTGCGCGCCGGGCATGTGCCGGCCTCCTTGCCGACGACGGAGGCGTTCGCGGCCTCGGCGAAGGAGTTGCCGCAGGCATACGAGTCGGCGTGGCTGGCCTGCCGGCTGATCGCCGAGCGGGAGGGGGAGGAGAAGCTGGTGAAGTTCTACCGTGCCGTGCACGCGTCGAAGAGCTCGACCGGTCTGGCCGATGCGTTCCAGTCGGTGCTGGGGATGACCGAGGCCGAGTTCGTCGCCGAGTGGCAGAAGTACCTCGAGAGGCTCGCCGGTGGTTAA
- a CDS encoding NlpC/P60 family protein: MSIGRINRTKGIALAAITSTAVAAGVIFIQGAADADPKPTLEEAKKQVAALQHQAEVAGESANDLRGQITASSVRVKALQAGIAKQQAQVDAVKRQIGSLAVAGYQTSGISTTAQLLLSNNPDQFLSQASTAQAFAGQQNSALRRYQVAQGKLTDLQASAQTELAALQAVQAKQDAFKKQLQANLDKAEGVLDKLSDAERERIEEENAKEAEEARRQRPSRDGERTGDDEDIPNVPASGRAKIAVSAAMSQMGDPYVWGAEGPSSYDCSGLTLYAWGKAGVSLSHSSKAQINEGRRVSKSELMPGDLVFFYSPISHVGMYIGNGRMVHAPRPGKSVTIAPIDEMPYSGAVRPG, translated from the coding sequence GTGTCCATCGGACGCATCAACCGCACCAAGGGAATCGCCCTCGCCGCCATCACCAGCACGGCCGTCGCCGCGGGTGTGATCTTCATCCAGGGAGCGGCGGACGCCGACCCCAAGCCCACCCTGGAGGAGGCGAAGAAGCAGGTCGCCGCGCTCCAGCACCAGGCCGAGGTGGCCGGTGAGTCGGCGAACGACCTGCGCGGTCAGATCACCGCCTCGTCGGTCCGGGTGAAGGCGCTGCAGGCCGGTATCGCCAAGCAGCAGGCCCAGGTGGACGCGGTGAAGCGGCAGATCGGCTCCCTGGCGGTCGCCGGGTACCAGACCTCGGGCATCTCCACGACGGCGCAGCTGCTGCTGTCGAACAACCCGGACCAGTTCCTCAGCCAGGCGTCCACCGCCCAGGCCTTCGCCGGTCAGCAGAACTCGGCGCTCCGTCGCTACCAGGTCGCGCAGGGCAAGCTCACCGACCTGCAGGCCAGCGCGCAGACCGAGCTGGCCGCCCTGCAGGCCGTGCAGGCGAAGCAGGACGCGTTCAAGAAGCAACTGCAGGCCAACCTCGACAAGGCCGAGGGCGTCCTCGACAAGCTGAGCGACGCCGAGCGCGAGCGGATCGAGGAAGAGAACGCCAAGGAGGCGGAGGAGGCGCGTCGCCAGCGCCCGAGCCGCGACGGCGAGCGCACCGGTGACGACGAGGACATCCCGAACGTGCCGGCCAGCGGCCGCGCGAAGATCGCGGTCAGCGCCGCCATGTCCCAGATGGGCGACCCGTACGTCTGGGGCGCCGAAGGACCCAGCTCGTACGACTGCTCCGGCCTGACGCTGTACGCCTGGGGCAAGGCCGGCGTCTCGCTGTCGCACTCCTCGAAGGCGCAGATCAACGAGGGCCGCCGGGTCAGCAAGTCCGAGCTGATGCCCGGTGACCTGGTCTTCTTCTACTCGCCGATCAGTCACGTCGGGATGTACATCGGCAACGGCCGGATGGTGCACGCGCCCCGCCCGGGGAAGAGCGTGACGATCGCTCCGATCGACGAGATGCCGTACAGCGGCGCCGTCCGTCCGGGCTGA
- a CDS encoding NYN domain-containing protein: MRQRVLSLAAQALGQLPATDIPAPLRRFASFAPAKRAKLSASVLGPILETDDHFRRLTAFQVRREHPELGDAVAEGVPVPAADPVEVAALAYLLRPDDWEQHVAAAAQVPVENPRADSQAVSRLTDQLDQARTETRQVRERLREQVNELKAENVTLRRKLNEARQRISGLQTELEQRTEQAETADERVDAARAEVERELRKLRARITELEAVEHAARRTAGQERELATTRTRLLLDTLLEAASGLRRELALPPGGELRPADTVAGSEPEAAPVGRTAPEDDPALFDELLSLPQVHLIIDGYNVTKTAWPTSPLHSQRQRLVTALGALVAQRRVEVTVVFDGAELSGPVQLNPPRGVRVRFSPAGVIADEVIRQLVRAEPPGRPVVVVSTDREVAESIIKLGARSLSATSLISRIART, translated from the coding sequence GTGCGGCAGCGCGTCCTGTCCCTCGCCGCGCAGGCCCTCGGCCAGCTCCCCGCCACCGACATCCCGGCTCCGCTGCGCCGGTTCGCCAGCTTCGCGCCGGCCAAACGGGCGAAGCTGTCCGCGTCGGTGCTCGGCCCGATCCTCGAGACCGACGACCACTTCCGGCGGCTGACGGCCTTCCAGGTACGGCGTGAGCACCCGGAGCTCGGCGACGCGGTCGCGGAGGGCGTACCGGTGCCGGCGGCTGACCCGGTGGAGGTCGCCGCGCTCGCGTACCTGCTGCGCCCGGACGACTGGGAACAGCACGTCGCCGCGGCCGCCCAGGTCCCGGTGGAGAACCCGCGCGCCGATTCCCAAGCGGTCAGCCGGCTCACCGATCAGCTCGACCAGGCCCGCACCGAGACCCGTCAGGTCCGCGAACGGCTCCGCGAACAGGTCAACGAGCTCAAGGCCGAGAACGTCACGCTGCGCCGCAAGCTCAACGAGGCCAGGCAGCGCATCAGCGGCCTGCAGACCGAGCTCGAGCAGCGCACGGAGCAGGCCGAGACCGCCGACGAACGCGTGGACGCGGCGCGGGCCGAGGTCGAGCGTGAACTGCGCAAGCTCCGGGCCCGGATCACCGAACTGGAAGCGGTCGAGCACGCGGCCCGTCGTACGGCGGGACAGGAACGGGAGCTCGCCACCACGCGTACCCGGCTCCTGCTCGACACGTTGCTGGAGGCAGCGAGCGGGCTGCGCCGTGAGCTGGCGTTGCCGCCCGGGGGAGAGCTCCGCCCGGCGGACACGGTGGCCGGCTCCGAGCCCGAGGCGGCCCCGGTCGGGCGTACGGCGCCCGAGGACGACCCGGCGTTGTTCGACGAGTTGTTGTCGTTGCCCCAGGTACATCTGATCATCGACGGCTACAACGTGACGAAGACCGCCTGGCCGACCTCCCCGCTGCACTCGCAGCGTCAGCGTCTCGTCACGGCGTTGGGCGCCCTGGTGGCGCAACGTCGCGTCGAGGTCACCGTGGTGTTCGACGGCGCCGAACTGTCGGGGCCGGTGCAGCTGAACCCGCCGCGCGGCGTACGGGTCCGGTTCAGCCCCGCCGGGGTGATCGCCGATGAGGTGATCCGGCAACTGGTCCGTGCCGAGCCGCCCGGCCGCCCGGTCGTGGTCGTCTCCACCGACCGCGAAGTTGCCGAGAGCATCATCAAACTCGGCGCCCGGTCGCTGTCCGCGACCAGCCTGATCTCGCGCATCGCCCGCACCTGA
- a CDS encoding DEDD exonuclease domain-containing protein, with product MTSPVRTPPQDPTVPIRGVQHSFDDLGTPLRDITFCVVDLETTGNPPGEGGITEIGAVKVRAGEVIGEFQTLVHPPESIPPFIAVLTGISDLMVASSPRIESVLPAFLEFAHGCVMVAHNAPFDMGFLKHESLVHGYDWPDFAVVDTALLARRVITPDEAPNCKLGTLAKLFRTTTTPNHRALSDARATVDVLHGLFERVGSLGVQTLEDLQTFSSRVAPAVRAKRHLAESLPHAPGVYLFTDDRGEVLYVGKSKDLRTRVRSYFTASETRNRIGEMVGIATGVRGIECGTPLEAEVRELRLIAEHKPRYNRRSKFPERQHWLKVTVEPFPRLSMVKQVRDDDAGYLGPFSSRKTAERAMAALHEAFPIRQCTARMSRTPQLSPCVLAEMGRCVAPCDGRISMDSYGEFVTALRSALTVDPTPVVEALDKRIDVLSADERFEDAAVHRDRLSAFVRSSARMQRMASVTGCAEICAARRTEDGGWELHVIRRGRLAAAGFSPRGTDPRPHLEMLRASAETVLPGIGPVAAASPEEIELILRWLELPGVRLVEMDGTWTCPVSGAGRHLNRLDNFRSDAHHHPTERRRHLRPLGPARVG from the coding sequence ATGACCAGCCCAGTGCGCACACCGCCCCAGGATCCGACGGTGCCGATCCGCGGTGTGCAGCACAGTTTCGACGACCTCGGGACGCCGCTGCGGGACATCACATTCTGCGTCGTCGACCTGGAGACGACGGGCAACCCGCCGGGCGAGGGCGGTATCACCGAGATCGGCGCGGTGAAGGTGCGGGCCGGTGAGGTGATCGGCGAGTTCCAGACGCTGGTGCACCCGCCGGAGTCGATCCCGCCGTTCATCGCCGTCCTGACCGGGATCAGCGACCTGATGGTTGCCTCGTCCCCCCGGATCGAGTCGGTGCTGCCCGCGTTCCTGGAGTTCGCGCACGGGTGTGTGATGGTCGCGCACAACGCGCCGTTCGACATGGGCTTCCTGAAACACGAGTCGCTGGTGCACGGGTACGACTGGCCCGACTTCGCCGTCGTCGACACCGCGCTGCTGGCGCGCCGGGTGATCACCCCGGACGAGGCCCCGAACTGCAAGCTCGGCACGCTGGCCAAACTCTTCCGTACGACGACCACGCCCAACCACCGCGCGCTGTCCGACGCCCGCGCGACCGTCGATGTGCTGCACGGGCTGTTCGAGCGGGTCGGGTCGTTGGGCGTGCAAACGTTGGAGGACCTCCAGACGTTCTCGTCCCGGGTCGCGCCGGCCGTCCGGGCCAAGCGGCACCTGGCCGAGTCGTTGCCGCACGCACCGGGTGTGTACCTGTTCACCGACGACCGCGGCGAGGTGCTGTACGTCGGGAAGTCCAAGGACCTGAGGACCCGGGTCCGGTCGTACTTCACGGCCTCGGAGACCCGCAACCGGATCGGCGAGATGGTCGGCATCGCCACCGGCGTCCGCGGAATCGAGTGCGGGACGCCGCTGGAGGCCGAGGTCCGCGAACTGCGGCTGATCGCGGAGCACAAGCCGCGGTACAACCGGCGGTCGAAGTTCCCGGAGCGGCAGCATTGGCTGAAGGTCACGGTCGAACCGTTTCCGCGGTTGTCGATGGTCAAACAGGTGCGCGACGACGACGCCGGGTATCTCGGGCCGTTCAGCTCGCGGAAGACCGCCGAGCGGGCGATGGCCGCGCTGCACGAGGCGTTCCCGATCCGGCAGTGCACCGCGCGGATGTCGCGGACCCCGCAGCTGTCGCCGTGCGTGCTGGCCGAGATGGGCCGGTGCGTGGCGCCGTGCGACGGGCGGATCTCGATGGATTCGTACGGCGAGTTCGTGACCGCGCTGCGCTCGGCGCTGACCGTGGACCCGACTCCGGTGGTCGAGGCGCTCGACAAGCGGATCGACGTACTGTCGGCGGACGAGCGGTTCGAGGACGCCGCCGTGCACCGGGACCGGCTGAGCGCGTTCGTGCGGAGCTCGGCGCGGATGCAGCGGATGGCGTCGGTGACCGGCTGCGCGGAGATCTGTGCCGCCAGGCGGACCGAGGACGGCGGCTGGGAGCTGCACGTGATCCGTCGCGGGCGGCTCGCGGCGGCCGGGTTCAGCCCGCGCGGGACCGACCCGCGGCCGCATCTGGAGATGTTGCGGGCGTCGGCCGAGACGGTGCTGCCCGGGATCGGCCCGGTCGCGGCGGCGTCGCCGGAGGAGATCGAGCTGATCCTGCGCTGGCTCGAGCTCCCCGGTGTCCGGCTGGTCGAGATGGACGGCACCTGGACCTGCCCGGTCAGCGGCGCGGGCCGGCATCTGAACCGGCTCGACAACTTCCGCTCCGACGCCCACCACCATCCGACCGAGCGACGCCGGCACCTCCGCCCGCTGGGACCGGCCCGGGTCGGCTAG
- a CDS encoding Lrp/AsnC family transcriptional regulator, translating into MVTAIVFIKADVARIPEVAEQVAAIDGVSEVYSVTGGLDLIALVRVARHDDLATVIPEHVNRVPGVVSTETHIAFRAYSSHDLEAAFSLGQEDGV; encoded by the coding sequence ATGGTCACCGCGATCGTGTTCATCAAGGCCGATGTCGCGCGGATCCCGGAGGTCGCCGAGCAGGTGGCGGCGATCGACGGCGTCAGCGAGGTGTACTCCGTGACCGGAGGGCTCGACCTGATCGCGCTCGTCCGGGTCGCACGGCACGACGACCTGGCCACCGTCATCCCCGAGCACGTCAACCGGGTGCCCGGCGTCGTGAGCACGGAGACGCACATCGCGTTCCGCGCGTACTCCAGCCACGACCTGGAGGCGGCCTTCAGCCTGGGCCAGGAGGACGGTGTCTGA